The proteins below come from a single Marinifilum sp. JC120 genomic window:
- a CDS encoding ATP-binding cassette domain-containing protein, with protein sequence MSLKINIRKQLPNFALDVAMHCKPGTLTAVVGPSGAGKSTLVRIIAGLEKPDMGTISLNGKNWVDTATNNFAPPQKRGLGLVFQEYTLFPHLSVRKNVAFAAVDKECVPGLMEKFGISHIAESKPANISGGERQRAAFCQALAREPVLLLLDEPFSALDIATREGLRKELRSLKSELNIPIIHVTHDLEEAYYLADSIFVLENGHESPEWLDRQKKRFCPEPKPHPHLELVGNM encoded by the coding sequence ATGAGTCTGAAGATAAATATTCGTAAGCAACTGCCCAACTTCGCGCTGGACGTAGCCATGCACTGTAAACCCGGCACCCTGACCGCCGTGGTTGGCCCTTCAGGAGCCGGAAAAAGTACACTGGTCCGCATCATTGCCGGATTGGAAAAACCGGATATGGGGACCATTTCACTTAACGGCAAAAATTGGGTGGATACGGCAACCAATAACTTTGCCCCGCCCCAGAAACGCGGCCTGGGCCTTGTTTTTCAGGAATACACCCTTTTCCCGCATTTGAGCGTACGCAAAAACGTGGCCTTCGCGGCAGTAGACAAGGAATGTGTTCCGGGACTGATGGAAAAATTCGGAATATCCCACATTGCAGAAAGCAAACCGGCCAACATCTCCGGCGGGGAACGCCAACGTGCGGCCTTTTGTCAGGCCCTTGCCCGCGAACCAGTGCTGCTTCTATTGGACGAACCCTTTTCCGCACTAGATATCGCCACCCGCGAAGGGCTGCGCAAGGAACTGCGGTCCTTAAAAAGCGAACTGAACATCCCCATCATCCACGTGACCCATGACCTTGAGGAGGCATATTATCTGGCTGATTCTATCTTCGTACTTGAAAACGGGCATGAATCACCAGAATGGCTGGACCGACAGAAAAAAAGATTCTGTCCCGAACCCAAACCTCACCCTCACCTTGAACTTGTAGGAAATATGTAA
- the modA gene encoding molybdate ABC transporter substrate-binding protein: protein MKKFSTLLLFILLSVPVAAQAKIVIASGAGYRALVDNLTEEYTAKTGNEVERVYGNMARVTAQAKNSGTVDLVLGDKSFLDRAKLDCCATQKVGRGRLVIAYPKGKDFTGAENLVSESTTRIALPDTKRAIYGKAAMQYLRNKGLVAKLEPKLLMVATVPQSASYVVAGEVDYAFINLTHARKIKDSIGGFVAVDESAYSPISIIIEQMSNSAHAAECTAFMDFLKSDAARKIVAAHGMQD from the coding sequence ATGAAAAAATTCTCTACCCTGCTGCTTTTCATCCTGCTCTCCGTTCCTGTTGCTGCTCAGGCCAAAATAGTGATTGCATCCGGCGCAGGCTACCGCGCACTGGTGGACAATCTCACTGAAGAATACACGGCTAAAACCGGAAATGAAGTGGAGCGAGTTTACGGCAACATGGCCCGGGTCACAGCTCAAGCCAAAAACAGCGGCACTGTTGATCTGGTCCTCGGCGATAAATCCTTTCTGGACAGGGCTAAGCTGGATTGTTGCGCAACCCAAAAAGTGGGCCGGGGGCGACTGGTTATTGCCTACCCAAAAGGCAAAGACTTTACAGGTGCTGAAAATTTAGTATCCGAAAGCACCACCCGCATAGCCCTGCCGGACACTAAAAGAGCCATCTACGGCAAGGCAGCAATGCAATACCTGCGCAACAAAGGCTTAGTTGCCAAGCTTGAACCCAAACTGCTTATGGTTGCCACAGTTCCGCAGTCGGCCTCCTACGTAGTAGCCGGAGAAGTGGACTATGCTTTCATCAACCTGACCCATGCCCGTAAAATCAAGGATTCCATCGGCGGTTTTGTGGCTGTGGACGAGTCTGCCTATTCGCCCATATCCATTATTATTGAACAGATGAGCAACTCCGCCCACGCGGCTGAATGTACGGCATTCATGGACTTCCTCAAATCTGACGCAGCCCGTAAAATCGTTGCTGCCCACGGCATGCAGGACTAA
- a CDS encoding ABC transporter permease subunit, with product MNIAAILSDSATLSPLTLSAQVMAVAGVLQLTVGVPLAFWLSRTKGTLHNFVDSAVTLPLVFPPVATGFVLLFLLGRRGPAANIFGDSIIFGFPGLVVAAFIAGLPLLVKPVQAALKSAEATKLREVAAVLGKSETEIFLQVLLPCAKRSIAAGTLLALARSLGEVGMSLMLGGNVIGRTNTLSLEIYNAVFNGEFERAAVLSSIIGIASITIFSALKKFSDAE from the coding sequence ATGAACATTGCGGCAATCCTCTCTGACAGCGCAACCCTAAGCCCGTTGACCCTGTCCGCACAGGTCATGGCTGTAGCGGGAGTGTTGCAACTAACAGTTGGGGTGCCACTAGCCTTCTGGCTTTCCCGGACCAAGGGGACGCTTCATAATTTCGTGGATAGTGCCGTAACCCTGCCGCTGGTGTTTCCCCCGGTAGCAACAGGCTTTGTGCTTCTCTTCCTGCTGGGCAGGCGCGGCCCGGCTGCAAACATATTTGGGGACTCCATTATTTTCGGATTTCCCGGTCTGGTAGTGGCGGCATTCATTGCCGGACTGCCGCTCTTGGTCAAACCGGTTCAGGCTGCCCTGAAATCAGCTGAAGCCACCAAACTGCGCGAAGTTGCGGCGGTTCTGGGAAAATCTGAAACCGAAATATTCCTGCAAGTGCTGCTGCCCTGCGCAAAGAGAAGCATTGCTGCCGGAACCCTGCTGGCTCTGGCCCGTTCCCTTGGCGAAGTAGGCATGAGCCTCATGCTGGGCGGAAATGTCATCGGGCGCACCAACACCCTTTCCCTTGAAATATACAATGCGGTTTTTAACGGTGAATTTGAACGGGCAGCGGTCCTCTCATCCATCATCGGCATCGCTTCCATAACCATCTTCAGCGCGCTGAAAAAGTTTTCTGACGCGGAATAA